The Dehalococcoidia bacterium genome includes a region encoding these proteins:
- a CDS encoding SelT/SelW/SelH family protein, whose product MTKSPRLEIEYCTQCRWLTRAAWVAQELLTTFVDDLGEVALVPGKGGVFDVRLDGEVIWSRAAEGRHAEITELKQRLRDRIAPGRSLGHSDR is encoded by the coding sequence ATGACGAAGTCGCCCCGGCTCGAAATCGAGTACTGCACCCAGTGCCGTTGGCTGACGCGCGCCGCCTGGGTCGCCCAGGAGCTACTGACGACCTTCGTCGACGACCTGGGCGAGGTCGCCCTCGTGCCGGGCAAGGGCGGCGTCTTCGACGTCCGCCTGGACGGCGAAGTCATCTGGTCCCGGGCCGCCGAGGGCCGCCACGCCGAGATCACGGAATTGAAGCAGCGTCTCCGCGACCGCATCGCCCCGGGCCGCAGTCTCGGCCACAGCGACAGGTAG
- a CDS encoding globin, which translates to MLINPEKRSRVYDLVGGMPAFERLVGAFYDRVKLDPVLAGMFPEDMTGPKEHLALFLAQFFGGPPEYSLRRGHPRLRARHLPFKIGRRERDAWLAHMLAALDECGIEEPALSEMRAYFEDASAFMINS; encoded by the coding sequence ATGCTCATCAACCCCGAGAAGCGGAGTCGCGTTTACGACCTCGTAGGCGGCATGCCCGCCTTCGAACGCCTGGTGGGCGCCTTCTACGACCGCGTGAAGCTCGACCCCGTGCTGGCCGGCATGTTTCCGGAAGACATGACCGGCCCGAAGGAGCACCTGGCCCTGTTCCTGGCCCAGTTCTTCGGCGGGCCGCCGGAGTACTCCCTCCGCCGCGGCCATCCCCGCCTGCGCGCTCGCCACCTCCCCTTCAAGATCGGCCGCCGCGAGCGGGACGCCTGGCTCGCTCACATGCTCGCCGCCCTCGACGAGTGTGGCATCGAAGAGCCGGCCCTTTCGGAGATGCGCGCCTACTTCGAGGACGCCTCGGCCTTCATGATCAACAGCTGA